In the genome of Populus trichocarpa isolate Nisqually-1 chromosome 6, P.trichocarpa_v4.1, whole genome shotgun sequence, one region contains:
- the LOC18100387 gene encoding zinc finger CCCH domain-containing protein 64 isoform X2, translating into MSTPRILLCGDVLGRLNQLFKRVQSVNKSAGPFDALFCVGQFFPDSAEQLEEFTDYIEGGGGRSQIPLPTYFIGDYGVAAPKVLSTASRNSANLGFKMDGFKICDNLFWLRGSGKFTLHGLSVVYLSGRQSSNGQHFGTYSQDDVDALRALAEEPGVVDLFLTNEWPSGVTNRASASDIPAGFLDTTGSDSSVSELVAEIKPRYHFAGTKGVFYAREPYSNVDAVHVTRFFGLAMVGNKDKQKFIHAISPTPASTMSAAEISMKPPNTTLSPYTLVVDKTALEEVTKRSTASVSDSQYWRYDVSHKRHKSGSGEGNKLCFKFIYSGSCPRGEKCNFQHDMDAREQYLGGVCLDFLIKGKCERGPDCNFKHNLQNEGESHSRRRRGSENDNGNRSKECWFCLSSPNVESHLIISIGEFYYCALPKGPLVQDHVLVIPIEHAPCTLSLTQQSNSELVKFQNSLKLYYKNRGKEAILFEWISKRSSHANIQVVPVPSTKAAAVQDICNLAAEKLGFKFVVMKFNNSSDGREWLRTQFDRNYSFFYVELTEGTILSHSVEENENFPAQFGREVLAGLLNMPERADWRNCALGKDEETKMAEEFKKQFEELDPNQ; encoded by the exons ATGTCTACTCCGAGAATTCTTCTTTGCGGTGACGTTTTAGGCCGGCTCAACCAGCTCTTCAAGCGTGTCCAATCGGTGAACAAATCGGCGGGCCCATTCGATGCACTCTTTTGCGTGGGGCAGTTCTTTCCTGACTCCGCTGAGCAATTAGAGGAATTCACGGACTACATTGAAGGCGGCGGCGGCCGCTCTCAAATTCCTCTCCCCACCTACTTTATCGGCGACTACGGTGTCGCCGCTCCCAAAGTCCTCTCCACTGCTTCCAGAAACTCCGCCAATTTAGGCTTCAAAATGGACGGCTTTAAAATTTGTGATAACCTTTTCTGGCTTAGAGGCAGCGGCAAGTTCACTCTCCACG GTTTATCTGTTGTGTACTTATCCGGTAGGCAGTCATCAAATGGCCAACACTTTGGAACATACAGTCAAGATGATGTTGATGCGTTGCGAGCATTGGCCGAGGAACCTGGAGTTGTTGACTTGTTTTTAAC TAATGAATGGCCCAGTGGTGTCACAAACAGAGCTTCTGCATCTGATATTCCTGCAGGATTCTTGGATACTACAGGTTCTGATTCTTCCGTATCTGAGTTAGTAGCAGAGATCAAACCACG CTACCACTTTGCAGGTACTAAGGGTGTTTTCTATGCTCGTGAACCTTACTCTAATGTTGATGCTGTGCATGTCACACGTTTCTTTGGTCTTGCTATGGTTGGAAACAAGGATAAGCAG AAATTTATCCACGCCATTTCTCCCACTCCGGCATCTACAATGTCTGCTGCTGAGATTAGCATGAAACCTCCAAATACTACCTTATCTCCATACACATTAGTAGTAGATAAAACAGCTCTCGAAGAAGTCACAAAGAGGTCTACTGCTAGTGTGTCAGATTCACAATATTGGAGGTACGATGTCTCCCATAAACGACATAAATCTGGATCTGGGGAAGGCAATAAGCTAtgctttaaatttatatattccgGTTCATGTCCACGAGGAGAAAAGTGTAACTTCCAACATGACATGGATGCAAGGGAACAATACTTAGGAGGTGTTTGTCTTGATTTCCTTATCAAAGGAAAATGTGAAAGAGGTCCAGACTGCAACTTTAAGCACAACTTGCAGAATGAAGGTGAGAGCCATTCTCGTAGGAGACGCGGCTCTGAAAATGATAATGGTAacag GTCAAAAGAGTGTTGGTTTTGTTTGTCAAGCCCCAACGTGGAGTCACATCTAATCATTAGCATAGGAGAATTTTACTATTGTGCACTGCCTAAAGGTCCCCTTGTTCAAGATCATGTTCTGGTAATACCCATTGAGCATGCACCGTGTACCCTTTCACTAACTCAACAAAGTAACTCTGAgctggtaaaattccagaacaGTCTCAAGTTATATTACAAGAACCGAGGAAAGGAAGCTATTTTATTTGAGTGGATTTCCAAACGGAGTAGCCATGCTAATATTCAG GTTGTCCCTGTTCCATCAACCAAAGCAGCAGCAGTTCAAGATATATGTAACTTGGCTGCAGAAAAGTTGGGTTTTAAATTTGTGGTCATGAAGT TCAATAACAGTTCAGATGGGAGAGAATGGTTAAGGACGCAGTTCGATAGGAACTATAGTTTCTTCTATGTGGAACTCACAGAAGGTACAATACTGTCACATTCAGTTGAGGAGAATGAGAATTTTCCTGCCCAATTTGGACGCGAA GTTCTAGCAGGCTTGCTGAACATGCCGGAGAGGGCTGATTGGAGAAATTGTGCACTTGGCAAAGATGAGGAGACAAAAATGGCGGAAGAATTCAAGAAACAATTTGAAgaattggatccaaatcaatGA
- the LOC18100387 gene encoding zinc finger CCCH domain-containing protein 64 isoform X1, whose protein sequence is MSTPRILLCGDVLGRLNQLFKRVQSVNKSAGPFDALFCVGQFFPDSAEQLEEFTDYIEGGGGRSQIPLPTYFIGDYGVAAPKVLSTASRNSANLGFKMDGFKICDNLFWLRGSGKFTLHGLSVVYLSGRQSSNGQHFGTYSQDDVDALRALAEEPGVVDLFLTNEWPSGVTNRASASDIPAGFLDTTGSDSSVSELVAEIKPRYHFAGTKGVFYAREPYSNVDAVHVTRFFGLAMVGNKDKQKFIHAISPTPASTMSAAEISMKPPNTTLSPYTLVVDKTALEEVTKRSTASVSDSQYWRYDVSHKRHKSGSGEGNKLCFKFIYSGSCPRGEKCNFQHDMDAREQYLGGVCLDFLIKGKCERGPDCNFKHNLQNEGESHSRRRRGSENDNGNRSKECWFCLSSPNVESHLIISIGEFYYCALPKGPLVQDHVLVIPIEHAPCTLSLTQQSNSELVKFQNSLKLYYKNRGKEAILFEWISKRSSHANIQVVPVPSTKAAAVQDICNLAAEKLGFKFVVMKFILAVNNSSDGREWLRTQFDRNYSFFYVELTEGTILSHSVEENENFPAQFGREVLAGLLNMPERADWRNCALGKDEETKMAEEFKKQFEELDPNQ, encoded by the exons ATGTCTACTCCGAGAATTCTTCTTTGCGGTGACGTTTTAGGCCGGCTCAACCAGCTCTTCAAGCGTGTCCAATCGGTGAACAAATCGGCGGGCCCATTCGATGCACTCTTTTGCGTGGGGCAGTTCTTTCCTGACTCCGCTGAGCAATTAGAGGAATTCACGGACTACATTGAAGGCGGCGGCGGCCGCTCTCAAATTCCTCTCCCCACCTACTTTATCGGCGACTACGGTGTCGCCGCTCCCAAAGTCCTCTCCACTGCTTCCAGAAACTCCGCCAATTTAGGCTTCAAAATGGACGGCTTTAAAATTTGTGATAACCTTTTCTGGCTTAGAGGCAGCGGCAAGTTCACTCTCCACG GTTTATCTGTTGTGTACTTATCCGGTAGGCAGTCATCAAATGGCCAACACTTTGGAACATACAGTCAAGATGATGTTGATGCGTTGCGAGCATTGGCCGAGGAACCTGGAGTTGTTGACTTGTTTTTAAC TAATGAATGGCCCAGTGGTGTCACAAACAGAGCTTCTGCATCTGATATTCCTGCAGGATTCTTGGATACTACAGGTTCTGATTCTTCCGTATCTGAGTTAGTAGCAGAGATCAAACCACG CTACCACTTTGCAGGTACTAAGGGTGTTTTCTATGCTCGTGAACCTTACTCTAATGTTGATGCTGTGCATGTCACACGTTTCTTTGGTCTTGCTATGGTTGGAAACAAGGATAAGCAG AAATTTATCCACGCCATTTCTCCCACTCCGGCATCTACAATGTCTGCTGCTGAGATTAGCATGAAACCTCCAAATACTACCTTATCTCCATACACATTAGTAGTAGATAAAACAGCTCTCGAAGAAGTCACAAAGAGGTCTACTGCTAGTGTGTCAGATTCACAATATTGGAGGTACGATGTCTCCCATAAACGACATAAATCTGGATCTGGGGAAGGCAATAAGCTAtgctttaaatttatatattccgGTTCATGTCCACGAGGAGAAAAGTGTAACTTCCAACATGACATGGATGCAAGGGAACAATACTTAGGAGGTGTTTGTCTTGATTTCCTTATCAAAGGAAAATGTGAAAGAGGTCCAGACTGCAACTTTAAGCACAACTTGCAGAATGAAGGTGAGAGCCATTCTCGTAGGAGACGCGGCTCTGAAAATGATAATGGTAacag GTCAAAAGAGTGTTGGTTTTGTTTGTCAAGCCCCAACGTGGAGTCACATCTAATCATTAGCATAGGAGAATTTTACTATTGTGCACTGCCTAAAGGTCCCCTTGTTCAAGATCATGTTCTGGTAATACCCATTGAGCATGCACCGTGTACCCTTTCACTAACTCAACAAAGTAACTCTGAgctggtaaaattccagaacaGTCTCAAGTTATATTACAAGAACCGAGGAAAGGAAGCTATTTTATTTGAGTGGATTTCCAAACGGAGTAGCCATGCTAATATTCAG GTTGTCCCTGTTCCATCAACCAAAGCAGCAGCAGTTCAAGATATATGTAACTTGGCTGCAGAAAAGTTGGGTTTTAAATTTGTGGTCATGAAGT TTATCCTTGCAGTCAATAACAGTTCAGATGGGAGAGAATGGTTAAGGACGCAGTTCGATAGGAACTATAGTTTCTTCTATGTGGAACTCACAGAAGGTACAATACTGTCACATTCAGTTGAGGAGAATGAGAATTTTCCTGCCCAATTTGGACGCGAA GTTCTAGCAGGCTTGCTGAACATGCCGGAGAGGGCTGATTGGAGAAATTGTGCACTTGGCAAAGATGAGGAGACAAAAATGGCGGAAGAATTCAAGAAACAATTTGAAgaattggatccaaatcaatGA
- the LOC18100387 gene encoding zinc finger CCCH domain-containing protein 64 isoform X3, producing MSTPRILLCGDVLGRLNQLFKRVQSVNKSAGPFDALFCVGQFFPDSAEQLEEFTDYIEGGGGRSQIPLPTYFIGDYGVAAPKVLSTASRNSANLGFKMDGFKICDNLFWLRGSGKFTLHGLSVVYLSGRQSSNGQHFGTYSQDDVDALRALAEEPGVVDLFLTNEWPSGVTNRASASDIPAGFLDTTGSDSSVSELVAEIKPRYHFAGTKGVFYAREPYSNVDAVHVTRFFGLAMVGNKDKQKFIHAISPTPASTMSAAEISMKPPNTTLSPYTLVVDKTALEEVTKRSTASVSDSQYWRYDVSHKRHKSGSGEGNKLCFKFIYSGSCPRGEKCNFQHDMDAREQYLGGVCLDFLIKGKCERGPDCNFKHNLQNEGESHSRRRRGSENDNGNRSKECWFCLSSPNVESHLIISIGEFYYCALPKGPLVQDHVLVIPIEHAPCTLSLTQQSNSELVKFQNSLKLYYKNRGKEAILFEWISKRSSHANIQVVPVPSTKAAAVQDICNLAAEKLGFKFVVMKSFSFSYPCSQ from the exons ATGTCTACTCCGAGAATTCTTCTTTGCGGTGACGTTTTAGGCCGGCTCAACCAGCTCTTCAAGCGTGTCCAATCGGTGAACAAATCGGCGGGCCCATTCGATGCACTCTTTTGCGTGGGGCAGTTCTTTCCTGACTCCGCTGAGCAATTAGAGGAATTCACGGACTACATTGAAGGCGGCGGCGGCCGCTCTCAAATTCCTCTCCCCACCTACTTTATCGGCGACTACGGTGTCGCCGCTCCCAAAGTCCTCTCCACTGCTTCCAGAAACTCCGCCAATTTAGGCTTCAAAATGGACGGCTTTAAAATTTGTGATAACCTTTTCTGGCTTAGAGGCAGCGGCAAGTTCACTCTCCACG GTTTATCTGTTGTGTACTTATCCGGTAGGCAGTCATCAAATGGCCAACACTTTGGAACATACAGTCAAGATGATGTTGATGCGTTGCGAGCATTGGCCGAGGAACCTGGAGTTGTTGACTTGTTTTTAAC TAATGAATGGCCCAGTGGTGTCACAAACAGAGCTTCTGCATCTGATATTCCTGCAGGATTCTTGGATACTACAGGTTCTGATTCTTCCGTATCTGAGTTAGTAGCAGAGATCAAACCACG CTACCACTTTGCAGGTACTAAGGGTGTTTTCTATGCTCGTGAACCTTACTCTAATGTTGATGCTGTGCATGTCACACGTTTCTTTGGTCTTGCTATGGTTGGAAACAAGGATAAGCAG AAATTTATCCACGCCATTTCTCCCACTCCGGCATCTACAATGTCTGCTGCTGAGATTAGCATGAAACCTCCAAATACTACCTTATCTCCATACACATTAGTAGTAGATAAAACAGCTCTCGAAGAAGTCACAAAGAGGTCTACTGCTAGTGTGTCAGATTCACAATATTGGAGGTACGATGTCTCCCATAAACGACATAAATCTGGATCTGGGGAAGGCAATAAGCTAtgctttaaatttatatattccgGTTCATGTCCACGAGGAGAAAAGTGTAACTTCCAACATGACATGGATGCAAGGGAACAATACTTAGGAGGTGTTTGTCTTGATTTCCTTATCAAAGGAAAATGTGAAAGAGGTCCAGACTGCAACTTTAAGCACAACTTGCAGAATGAAGGTGAGAGCCATTCTCGTAGGAGACGCGGCTCTGAAAATGATAATGGTAacag GTCAAAAGAGTGTTGGTTTTGTTTGTCAAGCCCCAACGTGGAGTCACATCTAATCATTAGCATAGGAGAATTTTACTATTGTGCACTGCCTAAAGGTCCCCTTGTTCAAGATCATGTTCTGGTAATACCCATTGAGCATGCACCGTGTACCCTTTCACTAACTCAACAAAGTAACTCTGAgctggtaaaattccagaacaGTCTCAAGTTATATTACAAGAACCGAGGAAAGGAAGCTATTTTATTTGAGTGGATTTCCAAACGGAGTAGCCATGCTAATATTCAG GTTGTCCCTGTTCCATCAACCAAAGCAGCAGCAGTTCAAGATATATGTAACTTGGCTGCAGAAAAGTTGGGTTTTAAATTTGTGGTCATGAAGT CATTTTCATTCAGTTATCCTTGCAGTCAATAA